The Cynocephalus volans isolate mCynVol1 chromosome 12, mCynVol1.pri, whole genome shotgun sequence sequence cacgtggctcacagataatgtttgctcctaaaaatgggccaaCACAGAGTTACATATTTcacataatcacatttgtttatttgaagAAAAGACAATCCTCTGAATCAGGCTCTTGAAGGCTTGCTTCACTTGCTGATTCCTTAGTGTGTATATGAAAGGGTTCAAGAGAGGAGCCACTGAAGTAATGAGCACAGCTACTCCTTTGTTTAAAGTCACTCTTTCCCTTGCAGAAGGCTTAATGTACATGAAGATGCAGCTACCGTAAGAGAGGGAGACAACTATCATATGGGAGGAACAAGTGGAAAAGGCTTTTTTCCTTTGATTCACAGAAGGAATTCTCAGAATTGTCCGGATGATATTTGTGTAGGAGAGAATAACTAATGTCAAGGTGACCATGAGTGTCACCACAGCTAAACAGAATGCCATGAGTTCTAGAAAGCGAGTATTTGTGCAAGAAAGCTGCAGAATCGGAGAAGAGTCACAGAAAAAGTGATCAATTATATTGGAGGCACAGAAATCCAACTGCAGCAGAAGGATTACTGGTGGAAAGACAATCAGGAATCCTGCAAGCCAAGAGCTAAAAACAAGAAGGATACAGAGTCTGCTGCTCATGATGGTTGTGTAATGAAgaggtttgcagatggccacgtAGCGGTCATAGGACATGGCAGCCAGAAGGTAAAATTCTGTCACcccccaaaagatggaaaaaaacagCTGAGCCACACAGTCATTATAGGTAATGGTTCTGTCTCCAGTCACGATGGTGACAAGGAATCTGGGGATGCAGGCAGATGTGAATGATATCTCTAGAAATGAGAAGTTCCgaaggaagaagt is a genomic window containing:
- the LOC134360500 gene encoding olfactory receptor 6C75-like; the encoded protein is MLSEKIMRNSTAVTEFILLGLTSDPQWQVVLFVFLLVTYILSVTGNLIVITLTLSDAHLQIPMYFFLRNFSFLEISFTSACIPRFLVTIVTGDRTITYNDCVAQLFFSIFWGVTEFYLLAAMSYDRYVAICKPLHYTTIMSSRLCILLVFSSWLAGFLIVFPPVILLLQLDFCASNIIDHFFCDSSPILQLSCTNTRFLELMAFCLAVVTLMVTLTLVILSYTNIIRTILRIPSVNQRKKAFSTCSSHMIVVSLSYGSCIFMYIKPSARERVTLNKGVAVLITSVAPLLNPFIYTLRNQQVKQAFKSLIQRIVFSSNKQM